Proteins encoded in a region of the Rutidosis leptorrhynchoides isolate AG116_Rl617_1_P2 chromosome 9, CSIRO_AGI_Rlap_v1, whole genome shotgun sequence genome:
- the LOC139866349 gene encoding uncharacterized protein, giving the protein MSIKTSIGGGGNILCSQRLNFCGNRQLISFNQCSPLNRLSNQDHFIQTPKNYVRFKFVIARAAESSRASVPAAVAGGKSIVEDDEFTLAKVSFGVIGLGLGVALLSYGFGAYFNILPGSEWSALMLTYGFPLSIIGMALKYAELKPVPCLTYSDAQVLREKCATPILKQVRNDVIRYRYGDEQHLDEALKRIFQYGLGGGVARRNAPVLQKIREEVTEDGKYCLVLVFEAKALELADFEKRQGKFASFFGPGITAEVGKGEEDNMYDVRLISNTTL; this is encoded by the exons ATGTCAATAAAAACATCAATCGGCGGTGGAGGTAACATCCTCTGTTCTCAAAGATTAAATTTCTGCGGCAACCGTCAATTAATCTCATTTAATCAGTGTTCGCCGTTGAATCGCTTGAGTAATCAGGATCATTTCATTCAAACCCCTAAAAATTACGTTAGGTTTAAGTTTGTTATTGCTAGAGCCGCTGAGTCTTCTCGGGCGTCGGTTCCAGCAGCCGTTGCCGGCGGCAAGTCGATAGTTGAAGATGATGAGTTTACACTCGCAAAG GTCTCATTTGGTGTTATTGGACTAGGTCTTGGAGTAGCACTCCTATC TTACGGTTTTGGAGCATATTTTAATATTCTCCCTGGATCTGAATGGTCTGCATTGATGTTGACATACGGATTTCCTCTGTCAATTATTGGGATGGCTCTTAAG TATGCAGAACTCAAACCAGTCCCATGTTTGACTTACTCTGATGCTCAGGTTCTCAGAGAAAAATGTGCAACTCCTATCCTTAAGCAG GTCAGAAATGATGTCATCAGATACCGTTACGGGGATGAGCAACATTTGGACGAGGCTTTGAAACGTATATTCCAGTATGGTCTG GGTGGAGGTGTGGCAAGAAGAAACGCTCCAGTCTTACAAAAAATCCGTGAAGAA GTCACGGAAGATGGTAAATACTGCTTAGTGTTGGTGTTTGAGGCAAAAGCACTTGAGTTGGCTGATTTTGAGAAGAGACAG GGAAAGTTTGCTTCGTTTTTTGGCCCAGGAATCACAGCCGAAGTCG GGAAAGGTGAAGAAGATAATATGTACGATGTCCGACTTATTTCGAACACAACACTGTAA